A window of the Thunnus albacares chromosome 15, fThuAlb1.1, whole genome shotgun sequence genome harbors these coding sequences:
- the cga gene encoding glycoprotein hormones alpha chain, with translation MKGKLSLNMVTAATTMGSVKSAGLSLLLLSFLLYLADSYPNVDLSNMGCEECTLKKNNVFSRDRPIYQCMGCCFSRAFPTPLKAMKTMTIPKNITSEATCCVAKHSYETEVAGIRVRNHTDCHCSTCYFHKI, from the exons ATGAAGGGGAAACTTTCTCTCAACATG GTGACTGCTGCAACCACGATGGGCTCAGTGAAATCAGCTGGactgtctcttcttctgttgtcttttcttctttaccTAGCTGATTCTTACCCCAATGTTGACTTATCAAACA TGGGCTGTGAGGAATGCACACTGAAAAAGAACAACGTTTTCTCAAGGGATCGTCCGATCTATCAGTGCATGGGCTGCTGCTTCTCCAGAGCCTTCCCTACGCCACTCAAGGCCATGAAGACAATGACAATCCCAAAGAACATCACCTCAGAGGCAACGTGCTGTGTGGCAAAGCACAGCTATGAG ACGGAAGTGGCCGGCATAAGGGTGAGAAACCATACGGATTGCCACTGCAGCACCTGCTATTTTCACAAGATATGA